The genomic segment TTGAGCTTAGGCCGGGCGCTGAGGCGAGCCACGTAGGCcgagagcagggggagggagtcCAGGCAGCTGGGGGCCAGGACCTGGTGATTCAGCAGCAAGTCCAGCAGGTTGTAGTCCGCGAAGGAGATCTGCAGGGCAGGGGTCAAGAGCTCagcaggcagggggaggaggaagaccaAGAGCTGAGCTCTCGACCCCTAGGTCTGCCCACGTGCTCTCTCTGCACCTGTTTCCCAGCTGTAAGAGCGGGTGGCATGGTAGGGGCAGGACAGGGACGGTCACTCACCTGGTCACCCACGATGAAGGCCTTGCCCCCCTGGTTCTGGGAGAGCAGGGTCTCAAAAGGCTTCAGGCGCCCCGGCAGCTCCTTCACGTAGTCGTCCTTGCCCGCCTCCTGCCGTAGGGACACCACTGGGCATCACCCTCCTGACCCACCCACTGCTGCCCACCCCTGTCCGGCCCAGACGTGCCCCCTTGTCTTGGGCCAATCTCAGAGaatcactccccacccccaggctatGGCCTCTTGCTGTCCACTCGAGCAGCCAACTCTTCTCTACTCAGCAAATTCCTGCGAACGCCTTGGAGGACCCTTCTAGGCCTCCGGTTTGGATGCTGCCCTGCTGAGACTCCTCAGTGGCTCCCTGCTGCCCGCAGGGAGGGGTCTACGCCAGGGGGTTCAGATCTCCTGGGCCTGCTGCCCCTCCTACTCTCCCTCCCAccgctctccctctctttctcatgcAGCCACACAGGTGTCCTGCCTCCGCTAAACTGGTCTTGGGTCCCCAAAAGCGCTCCACGTCTGCGTACTCTGTACACCTGGCAGggccagcacccctcccagaaGCTGGCTATagatcctcctcctcctccctctgctccgGGAAGCCTCCTGACCACCCCGGCCCAGCAATCGGGAACCAATCCTGGCTCATTGTCTGCTGTCCTGGCACTGTTCTGCTGCTGCTGGTTACCggcccccagcacagagcctgaccCAACGCAGGCCCGCAACCGAGGGAGGGctcagctggagccctggagggGTGTGGTGTCGGGTGAGAGTTCAGGAAGGCCCGTCTTTGCCTGTCCCCGTGCCCACCCTGGTACCCATGCTCACGTAGTTGGTGTAGATGAGGGTGACGTATTTGCAGCGGAGGTCCTCCACACCGTCATTCACCACGTCCACCAGGGCCGCCTCCCGCTGGTCCTTCCCAtacagccctggggtgggggcgaggggggAGGCCGGGAGAGCAGGCAGTGTGGCTGGTCGCCTGACACGCAACTGCCGGCTGATCTACCACGAGGCTGCCCGTGGGCCTCGgccggggaggagggaggaggatgtGGACCCAAGGAAGGATTAGTCCTGAGCTCAGAACTCAGTGGGAGGCAGCCTGCCATAGGGCAAGGACCACAGGCGCACCTGggcttgaccttgggcaagccataTCACTTCCATGTACCCACATTTCCTCCACTCCACAGGGGTGCTGGGCAGCTTGATTTAAACGGAAGAGGCTGGCCTGTGCAGGAACAATAGCTGATGCCTgccacccccgccctgggtcACCTGCACCCTCAGGACTCACCAAGGGAGCGGCCCAGGTGGCGCAGGATGGCGTTGGACTGGTACAGGGTCAGGTCTCCATCCTGGAACTTGGGGAGCTGCCCGTACAGCTGGGGGTGGCAGAGCCTGTCAGAGGTGCCCCTACCCTACCCGTCCCGTCCCCCAaggcccagccccggccccgccGGGCACAGGCACTCACACAGGAGGCCTTGAGCGAGCCCTGCAGCCAAGCATCCTTGGTCACCACCTCCTCCTTCCAGCTCTGGCCCTGGTCAGCCAGCAGCATGCGCATGGCCTCGCAGcgccctggggggcgggggaagggggcCAGGGTAGTGGGGTGCAGAGACCCCAGCCTCACCGTGCCCTGGGGAGGGGCCCCCTCCAATGATCTCAGCACACTGCCGAGGGGACAGACCACAGGAGGCTGGATACTCCAACCTGGGGAGCTCAGAGACACGGGAAAGAAGGCCCAGACTAGTGGCCACATGAGGAAGGATAAGGGGGGGTTTGGGGTCTCCCCCAGGTGGGTGAGAGGCCACAGGCTGCAgcctccaacctctgcctccccgccccccaattACCCGTCACAGGCCCTACCTCTAACAGGAAAGTAGACGATGGTGTAAGGCGGCACTAGAGGGGACAGAAGGGTACTGTGAGGGGCCGTGCACCCACTCGCCCTCCCTGGAGTCCCGTCCCTCGCTCCAGGGCCCCTAGAGGCTGGTCTCtgcgcgggggtggggggtgggggatgggcccCTGAGCCCCAAAACCACGCTGGTGCCCTGGATCCCGGTCGCGGCCTTAGGGGGGCAGGGCCTAGCAGGAACCACGGCCCGAAGCCGGGGTCCCGGCAGCGTGCTGGGTGCGCTCTGAGCCCTGGGAGTCTCGTGCATCCCAAGCCCCCCGAAGCCACAGCAAAGACTCACTGGTGGCGGTGCAGACAAAAGCAGTGACACCCGACAGCGGCAGAGGGAAAGCTCACGCGGGCCCAGTGGTCTGGGCCTCATGAGGGTGGTCCCGCCCCGTTCTGTCCCACTCCGCCCCAAGTGCTTAGTCACGTGCTGGCCCCGCCCTCCGCTGCCCAGCGGGAACCCTGGCCCGCTCCACACGCcagcaacccccccacccccacccgcttCGTGTAGCCGCTGAACTCCGCCCAGCCCCCTGCACCGCAGGGGTTTTCCCCAACATCTATCTGCCTGGAGCTGCAATTGTCCCCACAAGGGACAGATAGGCGCCGACCAAGACGAGTAAGGCCCGTGTGACCTGTGCACGCACCTCGCGAGTGCTCGCGCAAACCACGCTCCATGCTGGGCTTTTCATTCCTATCAGCCGTTCAGATGCCGCCTTCATGGTTCCCGTCATATCATGTACATGGATGCTATCTACTTACCGTTTTCTCTAACCCCCTCACTTACATACGCCTATTTAACATGGAACCTGTTTCACTTCTAAGTGGAAACGCGCACTACTGGTTAAAAGTAAAGGTCACTGTGAAAATACAAGAACAATAAACACGGTTTTTAAAATCTTCCTGGACAACAGGACACAGAACTCTCCCTTTTCAGAAGCACCGTTAGCGAGTTTAGCTGTTTCCAGCCCCAAACCGAGTGGTGCCCCCTGTGGTCATCCGGATTCCAGGATGAGCTGCGGGGCTGCGGAGCCCCAGGTGTCTCCGGAGGTTCTGTGGGACTGTAGGACCCCTGATGGCAGCGTTTCATGAAGACCCTTCCCACAGAGCTGGCCAGGGCGCTGAGGCTGCAGCCGAGGACCCAGGTGAGGGCTGGCCAGGGCATCGAGGTGGAAGCTTCCAGACTTGGTGATTGTGTTGAGGAGGCAGCCTTCCAGGGAGACCCTTCCTGCCCTGAGTTGGAGACGCAGGAGAGGCAGCCACCAGGGGCCCCTTGTGTTCCCTGGGCCATGTGGGATTGGTTGACAGGGTGTCCCCAGGGGGCAGAAAGAAAACCGAGGCTGGAGATCATTAGAGAGGTTGGGGTGAGGCAGGAAAACTGGGTTCCTGCCTGGGAGCTGGTGCCCTCTCTCCACCTTTGAGGCCCCTTCCTGCTCAGAGCAGTAATTCTTCAGGAGCGGTGAGCTTGAAAACACCAGCAATATATAAGGAAACTTTATACACAGATAATAAAACCATCATTTCCTTGCAGTGCTTTGGCAGGTAGAATGCAGGGTGGCGCCCTCCCCAACTGGCCCAGCTGGAGGCGGTACAGGCAACGGTAGGCGCTGTTCTCAGGCAGAGAGTCCCCGCCCACTGCGGGCTGCTCAGCACAGTGTCCCCTGTGCCCTGCAACAAGCTCCAGGTTCcagaccaggggcctgggctcagGGGCTCTGCTACTCCCGGCCCCTTGTGACCCGGCCCCTCCGTCAGCTCCTGCCAACACCTGCTTTATCTCTGAACAAAGCAAAACTCTTCCTCCCAGAAGAGcctaatttgttcattttatttatgctaaAAGCAACCTGAAACTTGCCTTCCCCAGTCCTGGGTAGGCATAGGGAGTAATTCAATGAGCtacaagaaacaacaaagaaacagtGGCAATCTTATATCTGAAACAATGTGTATGTCCCTTTCTGCCACATTCTTTCTCTCTCGACAGCAAGCATGCGCATAGGGAGTGGACTCTCTCAGGCCCCACAGAGGCCACTCCTCTGGGCTCTCCAGGGCTGACAGGTTCTGCCAGATGTCAGGGTCTGCCTGTGTAGTAGGGACCTGTGTGGGTGGGGGCCTCGGTCTGGGCTGTTAAAATGGGGGTTGGgtttgggtggggggtggccatGGATGATGCTTCTCCCTTCCGCCCCTCCTGCTactgccccagccccaggtctctgtcccctgcccctctctgagcctaaCTCAACCTCCCCGTTTGTCCCAGGGTGTGGGGAAGCATTTGCttacccccacctccatccctatGCCTTGTGGATCATAGAGAGTTACAGAGTTCATTTTAACTTGTCTGGTTACTCTCTCCTCCCACAGCAGGGTTGCAGAGTGGTCCTTGGCTCTCCCTGCCCGCAGGACcacaggagtgtgtgtgtgtgtgtgtgtgtgtgcccacacGCACATGCACGCACGTGCTCCTCACTCCTATCGCATTATTATTGCTACCCTGCCATTGCTATGCATGAATGTAGGAtaggtgggcctcatctaatcagtgGAAGGGtttaccaaaaaaacaaaaaactgacctCTCCCAAGAAAGAGGGAATTCTGCTGGCAAACTGCCTTTAGACTCAGGCTGCTGCATCAACCCTTCCCTGGCTCTCCAGCCTGCCGGGCAGATTTCGGACTTGCCAAGCTTCCAGAAGCACACGAGCCAATTCTTCATTCATGACCGCCAAAAACTGGTAGCAACCCAAATGCCGACCAACAGGAGGATGGAGAAGTCAGTTATGATGTGCACTGCAGCGGCGTGCTGCCAGCCACAGACAAGGGCCAGTCCCAGGGATGTTATGTCAGGGGCAGAAGTCACACTAACGGGTCCATAGCGCCTCactccatttacataaaattcagaAACATGTGTCTTTGTAAAACGCAACGGGGCATGTTTGCGTGGGTAGTCTTTCTCCATTTGGCTTAACTGCacttcaatctctctctctctctctctcttttttttgtgtgtgttctactCCTAGGTTTATTCAACACCACTTCTTTTACTCCACCCAACAAAATGCTATGAAGTTACAAGAAAACTCAAAACAGAAAATTTATAGTAGTGACTGCATCGTAACGGCCCAAAAGCAATGTGCGTGTTCCCAAAGTAACCCCAAGACCACCAtgaagagggtggaggtggggtccGATGGCCCTGCAGACCTAACTCTCCACTGGCTCGCCAACTTCAGAGAAAGGAGATGTGCATGAGTACATGTGAAAACAGAACCATTTACAGCAACTGGTGGGATGTTTCACCCCAGCAGTCAGGACTCGAGCAGGGGAGCAGGGCCCGGTTAACGGGAATGGCAGCTGCGCACGAGCATGCCCTTTCCTGAAGGGTCCTCGGGCTACTAGACTGGCCCTAGGTCATCGGCGGCATGGAAAACTGTGCCCCCAGGGTGGGGTGACACCACCAGCTGGAACCCTGCTCGTTCCTGCTGGCTTTGCCCCTGCACTGACTGAGGGACTCAAAACATGGGGACTTTCTGGCCAGGTAACTGGAGGGCATCTTCATAGGCACAACCCCAAGCCAACATCAGTTCTGCAGCTGAACTTGGCCTTCAGAGGAACCATCTCAATGCTGCATTTGAAGCCTGCCCCCCAGTGAGGATTTGTTTCCTGAGGACTCCTTAGGCTAGAAAAGTGGCAGAACTGAGTGGATGGGGCTGAGTTACGGGGCAGAGTTTCGGTGTCTTGCTTATGGGGAGGAATTGGAGCTGTGGTGGCGCCTATGGAGGTGGCAGACGGGGCAGTGGGATTGCCAGTGCATGGGGGACCTGTGCTGTGGGGAGCGCGACCTTCTCCTCATCTGTGGGGGTGACCAGCACCACATGGGAGGTGACAGCAGTATTCTCCTGGGAGAGCTGTATCGCCTGGAGGGTGGCCTGTGCCAGGGGGACGGCACAGCCGTGGCCGTGATTTCCTGGCCATCAATTTGTCCTCCATCCATGTGCTCCAGCGCCTTCTCGGCTTCATCTAGATTCTCAAACTCCACGTATGCATGGCCTTTAGATAGATGGGGCTGCATCCTTCCTACAGGCATGCCAATCATGTTAATTTTCCCACAGGTGGAGAACATCTCTGTGATGTGGTCCGTGGCCACCTTCCTGGTGAGCCTCCCAACATGTGCTTTGGGGGTTTCGGGGAAGGGCTccaccttttcctttccctttcatcTCTTTTGGGTGGTTTGGATTTGGAGCAGGAACGCAGCCTGTTGTCATGTCTGTGCCAGGAAGGGCTTGGAGAGCCAGAGGAGCTGCTGGAGCTGGGGCTACAGCAAGCCTTCCCAAACGGCTAGATGCAGACGAGGAGCTAGAGCCGCTGCTGGAACCGGTACCAGTGCCGGTGCTGAAGCTGGTGCTGGAGGTGGAGAGGGACCCAGACCCGGCACTGCTGCCGCCACCAGAAGCGCTGCGCCTCATGTGCCTCTCGTGAGTTTTACCCCTGCCACCATCCTTCTCGCTCCACTCCTCGGTGACCCCTTACAGCCGTCCTTGGGCTTCTCATGAGAGCGGTCTCTGCGTCTGGTAGGAGGAGGAGCGCTCGTGCTGGACTTTATTGTTTTCCTTGACAACTAGCAAGCTCTTCTTTGTCGCTCCCGATAAACCCATTCTCCCCTTCTGAGGCCTTCAAAGTGGCAATGGCAGCCTCCCTTCTGTTGAACTCTCACTTCTAACTTGAGTCTGAGAAACGACCCCTAATTGATTGCGATGTACCCCAAAGTGCAGCATCTTCCCGCCACTGCGACCTCCTCCCGCTGTCCTCAGCTGCTGAGGTCGGCACCACTCAGTCAGCCTCTGGGCTGCTGGCCCTGCCCGTTCTGTTCTCTTCCTTGCCTCCTGTTGGGTTGGCTGAGtatatcatttcatttctctgactGCTAGTTTACATGCCATACCCTCTGTTTCTGCTCGTCTTGGGGCTACCCTAAAATTACGCACATATTCCCCCTTGGCCCACTGGCTTTCTCGCACCTCTGTTCTTCCACCTGCCTTCATCCACCTTCTGTCTAAAGAACACAGAGGCCTATTGCAAACTGACCAGAAGTTCTTCCCATTCTCCTGCACGAGCCCCGCCGCGGGGGGAGTTTGCCGCTCCTCCAGTAGAGAAGTAAAGAATTTCTCTGCCTCCTGAGGTCAGGGTGTGGCCACGTGGCTTGCTTCGGCCAATGTGATGTTAGCAAAAGTGATACAGGCAAGGACCTAAGCACACTTGTGCATCAAGGCTTGCTCGacgagggacagacagacagacatcctTCTGGTTCTCTCTCCCTGTAGAACACTGACGCACACCATTGGAGCAGAAGAATCACCTGTCAGACCTGACTCTGAGGAGGTCGCTTTTTAACTGGCTGTGACTGGAACGATCAACTTGGTTTTCATCCACCATGTGTTGAGCGAATGGGGACAGATACACGCGCCCCTACGTTCGTGGCAGCACTGCGGGCGAGAGCCGAGGTGTGAAGGCCACCTGAACGGCTGTGAGTAGATGAGCGGGAAATGAAGCGGCGGCACACCTACAATGGAACAGCACTCAGCCACGAAAGAGCATGAAATTGTACCGCGTGCAACAACACGGACGGACCCAGAGAGTATTAGGCGACGGGCGACAGGCCAGACGGAGAAAGAGAATTGCCATACGATGTCACTTCTTGGTGGaatctaaaggacaaaataaatgaacaaacaaaacagaaacagactcacagatgcagagggCAGACGGGTGGCCgccaggagggaggggtgtgggggatgggtgaaaaggcgAAGGGGTAAAGAAGTGCACATTGGTAGTTACGAAATAGTCCTGGAGTGCAAAGCACAGCAGAGGGGATGTGGTCAGTAATACGGGGTAGCTGGGTGTGCTGCCAGGTGGGCAGTGGACTTACCGGGGGAGCACTTGGCAAGCTATAGAAATGTCTAACCACCATACTGTACACTTGCAACTCATATAAAATTGAacgtcaactgtaactgaaaacaaatttttttaaaataaataatgtattgcGCTGGCAGGgtggctcggctggttggagCGTCTTGACATACAGCAAAAGGCTGCgcgttcgatccctggtcaggggaggtcattgattgatgttcctctctccctccctccctccctccctccctttctctctctctcaaatcaataaacatatcctcgggtgaggattaaaaaatagtaacaaggTGCTGATTTTAAAAGTTGAACAACAAAACTCTGGGTTTTAAAAACTGTACGGGGAGAGAAGTCACAACGCATTAATATTTATTCACTTGATTCTACATGCAAGCGCCCAAGTGACTACTTGACTGGAAACGTCAAACTTCAAGTTTTGCTACCGGTCAACTCATGGCCTACCTATTTCCCTTGCTCCTTTGCTTATTTGTACAAAACATGGTGAACGATGACACGAAGCTTCCTCAAGGCGCTGACCCAGCACCCACACTGATGGCGATAGTGTCAGGCAAGCCGGGTCCCTACGGAACTCGTTTTCCGCCATTTGGCAAACATGCGCCATGTCCCATGCCCTGTGCTCAGGGCTGTAGACGTTCTCTTGTTCGGGTGTCTAGCTCAAGGTCACGCAGCAAGAATGGGGCAGAGTTGGGACCTGAAGTCAAGTTCGCCACCTGCTCTCGTAACCCCAGGGTCCTCCCACTTCTTCTGCATGAACGAGGTGGGTGGAAACACCAATTACTGGAACATGGGCTGGGCCCACACTCAGGAATTGGGATCGTTTATGGAAAGACTCCTGTTTGAAGAGTGTGCCTTTGTCCCCAGCACCGACCACCTCCCGAGCCTGAGTGCCCTCAGGGACCTCAGACCTCAACCAAATGAACCAGGAGACCTCTGGAAAACAGCTCTTGAAACCTCAGAGCGCCTGCCTAGAAATCTGCTTTGTCCACACTGTGGCCGGACAGCGTCTGCCAGCTCTGACTCTTTGTCTATTGCTGCCTAACAAGTTACCTCAGATGTAGCCACTTAacacaacaagcatttattgtctccatttctgaGACAAATCTGCAAGGTGTTTGGCTGGGTAGTTGCTGCATAGGGTCTCCACTTTAAATATagtagttgttgtttttttaagattttatttatttatttttagagagggtagggaagggaaggagaaagagagggagagaaacatcagtgtgtggttgcctctcatgtacacCCTCCTggagacctagcctgcaacccaggcatgtgacctgactgggaatcgaactggtgacctttcagttcacaggccagtgctcaatccactgagccacaccagccagggctaggttttattattattaggtgTGGCAGGCCTCCTGTTGATCAGGAGGCAATTTCGATTGAAAAGATAGATTATTCCTCACAGATCCCAAGAGAATGAGGCACGTCATGCCACGGGGTCCACACTGGGAAGCAGCAGGGgccaggaagcagagggagacAGGGCACTGGAGGCAGGAGCCTTGTCTGTGGTAAAGGAAAGGAGCGGGCAAGGCAGGGTAAGCAGGCTAAGGAATGCTTAATTGAGACAATCTCAGCAGGCTCTGGGGCCCCAGGACTGCCCCTGGCCTTGGGGGAGTCAGGGAAGGGGGACGGTGGCCCAGTGGGTGGGAGCCCAATAAAGGAGGTAGTTGGGGGCATGGGCTCTGAATCTGTCGGTTTGTATCTGAAAGGCAAGCTGTTTATCATCTCAGGAACCAGCTAACCCCAGGAGGGACAGCCCGGTCCAGAGTCAGCAAAGCCCCGGATGTTAAGGCATCAGCATACAGAAAATAGAAGATGTGGTTAATACTGAGGTTGCAGTATTATGAGGTTGCAGGCAGGAcggtggctggggctgcagccatcGCAGGCTTCACTGGGGGTAAGGATTCCCTCTCAAGTTTGCTTGCTAGCCGGCGATTGCCTGCTGGCTGTTGGcgggaggcctcagttcctcctcACCTGCGCCTCTCCACAGGGCTGCTCTAGCATCCTGGCGacgtggcagctggcttcccccagagtaTGTGACCCAAGAGCAAGCCACAGGCCCTTTTATGACCTAGTCTTGGACGCCGTGCCCCACCCTCTCCACCACACTGATGAGTTGGAGGCCAGGCACTCCGTCCAGCTGCACTCAACGGGTAGGGGATTAGGTTCCAGATGTTGAGGTGAAAGTTGTCAAAGGGTTTGAGAGCATATTTTGAAACTATCACAGCTTCTTCCTGCTGAAGTCACAGAAACTCAACTCCAACAAGTCTTCATTCACAGGCTCGCAGGAACAAGCCAGGAGAAGGGCGGGGTAGAGCTGCTTTCTCAGGGCCGAGAGTCAGGGACCTAAACGCACACAAGCTCACGCGTCTCTGTTCACGGGCCCCACTCTCTCAGCCACGACCACCTCCACAGTCTGATTCACGTCCTCCCAGCCTGTTGAGCAGAAACGCGAGCTGCGGTCTCCGGGGTGCTCCTGGCACCGAGCCCGCTGCTACTGCCTGTGCCAGGTGCGCTCACGGGCGCACCCCCAATGCGGCAGTGCGTGGCTGCGCTCGGTCGCAGTGGCATTATTTTTGGAGTAACAGGAAAAAACAACTACTTCAAACTCTCAAAAACGGTCACTTTCCACAGGTGTGGCCTAACCCACAGGTCTTTGGGAGACTTAAGTGCACAAAGCCCCAGTCTTTTCCAGGCCGCCTCTTCTCCTGGCGGACGCACTTCAGAGCCAGAACCCCATCTTGGATGCAGCACACTGGGGGAGTGATGGGGGCAGACATCTCGGTTTCATTTTCTCCCAAGGGTGCCGTTCTCAGGGACAAGGCTCATGAAAATAAGTTGGGGGG from the Desmodus rotundus isolate HL8 chromosome 5, HLdesRot8A.1, whole genome shotgun sequence genome contains:
- the LOC112317130 gene encoding glutathione S-transferase P gives rise to the protein MPPYTIVYFPVRGRCEAMRMLLADQGQSWKEEVVTKDAWLQGSLKASCLYGQLPKFQDGDLTLYQSNAILRHLGRSLGLYGKDQREAALVDVVNDGVEDLRCKYVTLIYTNYEAGKDDYVKELPGRLKPFETLLSQNQGGKAFIVGDQISFADYNLLDLLLNHQVLAPSCLDSLPLLSAYVARLSARPKLKAFLDSPEHKNRPINGNGKQ